The Heliorestis convoluta genome includes the window TCAATGATGGCAATTTTCCCTGCCTCTTGTAAGATGCGGCTGACTTCTTGTAGCATTCGATTCTTGTCTTGTACTTCATGAAGCACATTGACTAGTAAGGCAAAGGTGACTGATTGCTCAGGGAGCTTTAAGTCGTACTCTTCTGTTTTTACTGTGACAAGGTTGGTTAGTTCTGCTTCTTTGGCTTTTTGCTCTACTTCGTCGAGCATTTCTTGGAGAATGTCTAATCCGTAGGCTTTTTGATCCTCTTGTCTGATCAGTTGGGCTGCGGGAATGGTGAAGTAGCCGATGCCACAACCGATATCCGCCATTGTGTCGCTTGCTCTTAGGCCTAGCTTTTCTAAAGTTGATAGAGGCGGTAGGACTTCTCTGCGCCAGGGGTTGTCGAGCTTGCTTTTGTTGTGGGGGGAGAATTTGTGGGTCATTACGTTGGCCTCCTTGGTAATTGGGACGG containing:
- a CDS encoding class I SAM-dependent methyltransferase, encoding MTHKFSPHNKSKLDNPWRREVLPPLSTLEKLGLRASDTMADIGCGIGYFTIPAAQLIRQEDQKAYGLDILQEMLDEVEQKAKEAELTNLVTVKTEEYDLKLPEQSVTFALLVNVLHEVQDKNRMLQEVSRILQEAGKIAIIEFEAKEMEVGPPLDHRISKAEILELLQKAGFDIVIEESFADVFYGLTALKK